Within the Cupriavidus malaysiensis genome, the region GCTCGCCCTGCATGCTGAGGCGGGTCAGCGAATCGAGCTTGCCGAGCGGCTCGTCCAGGATCAGCAGGCGCGGCTCGTTGACCAGGGCGCGGGCCAGCGCCGCGCGCTGGGCCATGCCGCCGGAGAGCTGGCGCGGGTAGGCGCGCGCGAAGTCGGACAGGCCCACGCGCGCCAGCGCGGCATCGACGCGCTCGCGCTGGCTGGCCAGCAGCCCGCGTGCTTCGAGGCCCAGCGCCGCGTTGTCCCAGACCGTGCGCCACGGATAGAGGGTCGGGTCCTGGAATACCACCACGCGGCTCGGATCGGGGCCGTCGATCGGCGCGCCGTCCACCTTGAGGCTGCCGCGGCGCGGCGCTTCCAGTCCGGCCACCAGCCGCAGCAGCGTGGACTTGCCGCAGCCGGAGGGGCCGAGCAGGGCGACGAATTCGCCGGGCTGCGCGCTCAGGCTGACACGGTTGAGCACCGGCAGCACCTGGCTGCCGAGGGCGAAATGATGGCTGACCTGCTCGATGTCGAGACGCACGCCGGCCTGGGCGGGCGCGGTGTCCTGCCGCGCGGCGGCCGTGGCGGAGGCGGTGCTCACCATTTGACCACTCCCTTCTGCCAGGCCAGCAGGCGGTCGCGCGAGCGGAACAGCAGCGTGATCAGGCCTGAGAACAGCACCGCCATCACCAGCAGCGCGGCGTACATGCTGGCGTAGGCGGCCCAGCCCTGGGCCCACTGCAGGTACCAGCCGAGGCCGGATTTCACGCCCAGCATCTCGGCCACCACCAGCACCGAAAAGGAGGCGCCCAGGCCCATGAAGAGGCCGACGAAGACGCTCGGCAGCGCCGCCGGCACGGCCACCTTGAGCACCAGGAAGCGGCCCTTGGCGCCCAGCGTGCGGGCCACGTCGTAGTAGGCCGGGTCGACCGCCGCCACGCCGGACCAGGTCAGCACCGTGACCGGGAACCAGGTCGCCAGCGCCACCAGGAAGGTGGCCGCGCTGGCGCTGCTGGGAAAGGCGAAGAAGACGATCGGCAGCCAGGCGGTGGCGGGCAGCGGCCCGAGCAGGCGCAGCACCGGATGGACCCAGTAGCCGGCGCGGCTCGACCAGCCGATCGAGACCCCGGTCAGGAAGCCCGCCAGCGCGCCGAGCAGGTAGCCGCTGGCGAGCAGCCGCAGCGAATGCGCCACCGCCTCGGCCAGGCGGCCGTAGTCCTCGCCGAAGACCTCCAGCAGCGATTGCGGCGGCGCGAAGAAGGGACGGGGCAGCAGCAACAGCTTGGCGGTGACGATCTCCCAGGCGATGGTCAGCGCGGCCAGCGCCACCAGCCACGGGCCGGCGCGCCGCAGCGCGGCGCCGAGCGCGCCCAGGTGCTGGTGGGCGACGGCCAGCACCAGCAGCGCCAGCGCGAAGGCGGCGAACAGCAGCGCGGTCTCCTGCGTCAGCGGCCAGTCTTCCGGCTCCGGCCAGTAGCGCACCACGGCGGCGGCGGCCAGCCAGGCCGCGCCGGCGAGCAGGCCGCCGCGCCACAGTCGCGGCACCGGCGGCGCGTCGGCGGCGGCGCTGGCCGGGAAGTCGTCGAGGCCGTCCAGCGGCACGGTGCGGCTGGCCGCCAGGGCGTCAGCTGAGAACGTCGGCATAGATGCGCTCCGCGAACTTGGTGGAATCGGTGCCGGGGCGGATCACGGAGACCAGCTTGAGTTCGTCCGTGTACAGCGCCAGCTCCTTCTTCAGGTCGCCGCCCACCGGGTGGTGGCCGTGCGTATGGCTCTTCAGCATGGCGACCACGTCGGCCTGGCTGGTCTTGGCGAACTCGGCGAAGTGCCGCGCCGCGCCCTCGGGATTGGCCACGGTCCAGTCCTGGGCCTGCAGGACCGCATGCGTCAGCGCGGCGGCGGTGGCCTTGTCCTCGCGCACCAGGCTGCCGCGGATGCCGAGCACGCAGCAGGCGCGCCTGGCGTACTCGTCCGACAGGTTGGTCGCCACTTCGACCAGGCTGCGCTCCTTGCGCAGCAGGTAGGTGCGGGGATCGCCGTCGGCCGCGGCCTGCGCCTCGCCCTTCTCCAGCGCGATGCCGAGCAGGTCGGCCGGATATTGGCGCCACTGCACGTCGCGGACCGGGTCGATGCCGCGCTTGGCCAGCAGGATGGAGAAGAAATTCTTGGCCGGGCTGGCCATGTCGCTGACCGCCACCGTCTTGCCCCTCAGGCTCTTGAGGTCGGTCACGCCCGAGTTGCGCGTGGTCAGCAGGCGCATGCAGCCGCCGTGCGTGGCCGCGGTGAGCTTGACGTCGAAACCCTGTTCCAGCGGCTTGAGCCAGCGCAGCGCCATGCCCACGCCAGCGTCCGCCTTGCGCGTGGCGATGGCTTCCAGCAACTGGTCGGTCGAGCCGCCGAAGTTGATCAGCTCGACGTCGAGCCCGTGGTTGCGGAAGATGCCCTCCTTGAGAGCCGACGCCACCGGCGACAGGCACACCGAGCTGGCGTTCCAGGCCAGCTTGATGGGCTTGGGCTGGCCGCTGGCGGCGCGCGCCCCGGAGCTCAGCACGAAGGGCGCGGCGCCGCCGGCCAGGGCCAGCGCGCCGGCGGCGCGCAGCCAGCCGCGGCGGCTGGTGCCGGCGGGCGGGGATGGTGGTGGCGGGGCGGCAGCGGTGTCGGCATCGTCATGCATGGCAGTCCTCGATCGTCGGGGTGGGCTGGTGTCCTGAATCACGAATTCCAGGACACCAGAGTGGTGGCAGCGGAGGGCGATGCACCATGCTAAGAACTGGCCGAGGCCGATTGAACGAATTGTTTGGTACAAGCTTGCACGCGGTCCGACTAAGGCGCTGGGCGCATAAGAACCGGCGGCGATGGCGGGGCGGTGGCGGGGGTGGGGACGCCGCTGCGGTAAACTCGCCCGGTTTCCTTCCGCTCAGATCGATGCAAGCCCAGGCAGAAACCGCGCTCCGGCGCGTGGACATCGTGGTGTACCCCGGCTTCAAGGCCATGGAGGCGGTCGGCCCGATGACGGTGTTCGACTACGCCAACCTCCAGCTGGCGCGGCGCGGCCTGCCGCCGGCCTATGCCGTGCGCGTGGTCTCGCTCGAGACCGGTCCGGTGCGCTCCGACACCTTGATGACGCTGGAGGCGACCGGCCGGCTCGATACCGTGCTGCTGCCGGATATCGCGCTGATCGTCGGCGCGCGCGACATCGAGCGCGCGCTGGCGCAGGCGCCCGCCATCGTGCCTTGGGCGCGTGCCGTCGCGCCGCGCATCGGGCGCCTGATCGCGCTCTGCTCCGGCACCTTCTTCCTGGCCGCGGCGGGACTGCTGGACGGGCGCCGCGCGACCACGCACTGGAGCGTCGCCGGCCTGCTGCACCAGCGCTTTCCCGCCGTCGAGGTCGATGCCGACGCCATCTTCATCCGCCAGGGCAACCTGTGGACCTCGGCGGGCGTCACCGCCGGCATCGACCTCGCCCTGGCCGTGGTGGAAGAGGACCTCGGCCGCGAGATCGCCCTGGACCTGGCGCGCGAGCTGGTGGTGTTCCTCAAGCGGCCCGGCGGGCAGTCCCAGTTCAGCGTGCACCTGGCCAGCCAGGCTACCGCCCATGGCGGCATCCGCGGCGTGCAGGACTGGATCCTGGCCAACCTCGGGCGCGATTTCACGCTGGCCGAGCTGGCGGCGCGCGCCGCCATGAGCGAGCGCAACTTCCGCCGCGTGTTCACCCGCGAGACCGGCAGCAGCCCGGCCGCCTTCATCGAGGCAGCCCGCGTGGAAGCCGCGCGGCGCCTGCTGGAACAGGGCGGCATGGCGCTCAAGGGCATCGCCGCGCAGGCGGGCTTCGGTTCGGACGAGGCGCTGCGGCGTGCTTTCGTCCGCCAGGTCGGCGTGACGCCGCGCGAGTACCGGGAGCGCTTCGGCGCCGGGCGCTGAGGGGCTGGTGCCTGCCGGCCTTCCTGCCGACGCGGGCGATCCGGGGGTAAGCACCGCCCGCTCCAGGCGTGCCAGGTGCTTCAGGTGCTTCAGGTGCTTCAGGTGCTTCAGGTGCTTCCAGCGCTTCGCCGTACCGCCGCCGGGCCGGCGTTCCCAGCGCGATGCCCGCGAGGAACATCGTCATCGCCGGCCGCAGCGTGCCGTCCGGGCGCTCGCCCGATACGGGCCGGGCGCGGCCGCGGGGTTCGACCGGGCTGTGTTTCGCATGGCGGCCATTACCTGGTGAGGGACGCCGCCCCCTGGCGCAAGCGCCTGGGGGCGGCGCCGAACCAGCGCCGGCAGGCGCGCGTGAGCACCGATTGGTCCGAGAATCCCAGCAATTGCGCGATATGCGGTAGCTTGAGACCGGGCTGGGCCAGCAACTGGCGCGCCCACACCATCCTGGCCGCGTCCCGCAACTGCTCGAACTGCACGCCTTCGGCATGCAGCCTGCGCTGCAGGGTCCTGGGGTGCTGTCCCACCGCGCGCGCGACGGTCGCCAGGTCTGTCATGCCGATGCGGACCAGGTTGCCCAGCACATTGCCGACCTGTTCGGCGACCGAAGCCTCCTGGCCGGACGACGGTCCGAGCAGGAAACGCTCGACGAAGTCCTGCAACAGCCGGTTGTGCCGCGGCAGTTTCTGGCGCCAGGCGAGGGGATCGATCGAGATGCCGTCGAACTCGGCGTGGAAGCGCGGGACCTGGCCCAGGTGCTGCCGATAGCGGGCGCTGCCGGCGATCGGGCCATGGCGGAAATGGATCGCGGCGGGCTGCAGCTTGCCATCGGACAGCATGGCGATCAGGCGGCACTGGTAGGCCACGCAGATCTCCGTGACCTGCGGCAACTCCGGCAGCTCCGGCAACTCCGGCAGGCCCGGCTGGGCCTGCATGCGCTGGAACACCTCCACGCATTCCAGCCCGCTGGCCGGATCCATGAAGATCCGGTACCCCAGCCCGGCGTTGTGGAAGTGGACGTACTTGGCGCCCAGCATGAGTCCCTCGCGCACGCTGGAGGCGGATTGCATGATCAGCACCAGCAGGCCCAGGGCCTCCAGCTCCTGCGCGGCCGACAGGCGCAGGCCGAAATCGCCCACGCCCAGCGTGGTGGCAGCGGCTTCGATCGCCTGCGCCACATGGCGGCCGGGGAGGTAGCGGTCGGGATCGGCGAGGTCGCGCGGATCCAGCGCGCAAGCGCGCAGGATGGCGTCGGGATCACCGCCGAGATCGCGGACCAGCCGCTGGAAGCCGGCCAGCGCGGCCGCGCGGACGAGATTGGCGTGTGGCGAATCAGGGGCCATCGCGGGATGCCTGTCGTGGAACATCAAAATCTTGTCGCGTAAAGCCAAAATCGACCAGAGGTTTAACCCTAGCATTGGCTCGGTCGGCAGCGCTCGACACAGAACAGACAGACCAGACAGGAGACAGATCGCATGGACACGCAAACCGGCCGGCAGGATGCCGCGGAGCACTTCGACTTCCTTATCATCGGCGCCGGCATCTCAGGCATCGGCGCCGCCTGGCACCTGCGCCGGCGCTTTCCCGCAAGCCGCTTTGCCGTGCTGGACGCCATGGACGGGTTTGGCGGGACCTGGTGGACGCATCGCTATCCGGGCGCCCGCTCGGACAGCGACCTCTATACCTACGGCTATGGCTTCAAGCCCTGGCGCGGCCGCTCCATCGCCACGGCCGAGGAGATCCGCCGCTACCTGGGCGAAGTGATCGAGGAAAACGAGCTGGCGCCGCACATCCGCTACGGGCACAAGGTCACGGCGGCGGACTGGTCGTCGCAGCAGCGGCGCTGGACGCTGGAGGTCGCGCGCAAGGCCGCGGGGGACACGGTGACGATCACCGCGGGCATGCTCTGGATGTGCTCGGGTTACTACGACCATGGCAAGGGCCACACGCCGCAATGGCCGGGCATGCAGGACTTCAAGGGCCAGGTGGTGCACCCGCAGCACTGGCCGCAGGACCTGGACTGCACCGGCAAGCGGGTGGTCGTGATCGGCTCGGGTGCCACCGCGGCCACGCTGATTCCCGCCCTTGCCGATGACGCAGCGCACGTGACCATGCTGCAGCGCTCGCCGACCTTCTTCTCGGCCGAGCCGTGGTCCCACCCGCTGGAAGCGCCGCTGCGGGCGCTGGACCTGCCCGAGGACTGGATGCATGAAATCCTGCGGCGCGCGCATATTGCCAAGTCCGCCGAGGTGGTGCGCATGTCGTTCGAGCAGCCCGAAGACCTGCGCCAGTTCCTGCTCGAGCAGGCCCGCAGCCGCCTGCCCGGCGATTTCGACGTGGACAAGCATTTCAACCCGCGCTACCGCCCCTGGCAGCAGCGCGTGGCCGTGGTGCCGGACGGCGACCTGTTCACGGCGATCGGTGGCGGCAAGGCGTCGGTGGTCACCGATACCATCGAATGCTTCGACGACACCGGCATCCGGCTGAGCAGCGGCGAGCACCTCGATGCCGACATCGTCGTCACCGCCACGGGCTTCAATATGCGCTTCTTCGGCGGCGTGCCCTTCCGCGTCGACGGCGCGCCGGTGGACTTCACGCAGCGCGTCACCTATCGGGGCCTGATGATCGAGGGCGTTCCCAATATGGTCTACACCCTGGGCTACTTCCGCGCGAGCTGGACCTTGCGCTCGGACCTGGTCTGCGACCTGGTGTGCCGGGTGATCGCGCACATGCGGCAGCATGGCCTGACCATGGTCGAGCCCGCGCTGCGCGCCAGCGACGCCGGCATGCCGCGCCTGCCCTGGATGGACGCCACCAACTTCAATGCCGGCTACGTCATGCGGGCGCAGCACCACCTGTTCCGCCAAGGCGACCGCGCCCCGTGGACGCACCAGATGGAGTACGCCGAAGAGCGTTCCATCCTGCCCGCGGTGCAGCCCGACGACGAAGCGCTGAGGTATCGTTGAGCGCCGCTGCGCCTGCTTTTCCTTCCCCAGAAAAACCATCCGATCCAAGGAGACAATGACCATGGCCCTCGATCCCCACCTCGCCGGCGCCCTGCAGATGATGACCGGCGCAGGCGCCAGGCCCCTGCACGAAGGCTCGCCCGAAGAAGGGCGCGCCGCCTACCTGGCGCTGACCATCGGCACGCGCACGCCCGAGCAGCTGGTGCCGGTCGGCAGCGTGCAGGACACCACCGTCGACGGCGCCGCCGGCCCGCTGAAGGCGCGTATCTATCGCCCCGAGGGCGCCGGCCCGTTTCCCACCGTCGCTTTCTTCCATGGCGGCGGCTTTGTCATCGGCGACCTCGACACACATGACAATATGTGCCGCGACATCTGCCGGGGCGCACGCGCGGTGGTGGTGGCGGTGGACTACCGCCTCGCGCCCGAGCATCCGTTCCCCGCCGGCATCGAGGACGCGCTGGCTGCCGCCCGGTGGGTCGTGTCCCACGCCGCCGACCTCGGCGGCAGCAGCACCGTCGGCGTGGCGGGCGACAGCGCGGGCGGCAACTTCTCGGCCGTGGTGGCGCAGCAGCTGCGTGACCAGGGCATCCGGCTGGCCGCGCAGTTCCTCATCTATCCGGCGGTGGACCACGTCGGCGCGGTCTACCCCAGCATGGAGCGGAACGCCAAGGGCTACTTCCTCGAAGCCGACACCATGGCCTGGTTCTACGGCCACTATGCGGGCGGCTTTGGCCAGACCCTGGATCCGCGCCTGGCACCGTTGCAGGCCGCGAGCCTGGCCGGCTTGCCGCCGGCCGTGGTAGTGACGGCCGAGTTCGATCCCCTGCGCGATTCGGGGGCCGCCTACGCCGAGGCCCTGCGGGCCGCCGGTGTCGAGGCCGACTACATCGCCGGCCCCGGCATGATCCACGGCTTCTTCGACATGGGGCGCTGGTCGCCCGGCGCGCAGGCCATCATCCAGCACGCCGTCCGCCGCTTCGGCGAGGTGCTGCGCGGCGACTGAGGGTTGCGCGGCCGTCGCCGGGGCGGCAGACGTCCTGATGAAGCGAAGGCGCCTCCGGCGGCGGTGCGGCGGGAGACGTTGGCATCACCTCCGGGGCCGGCGCGTACGCGCGAGCGTGGCGGTGTACGGCGGGGGCATGGACTTCGCCGCGCGCCGCGTCCGACCGTCCGCGCGCGATTTTCGTCACGCCATCGCACCAGTATCCGAGCGGCGTGCCGATGCCGGTGGCGCGCCGGCACGCCCTGCTGCGCCGCACGGCTTCTTCCTGGGCCTCGGGCCAGGGCCGGAACCAGGGCGGGGACTAGGGCGGGGACTAGGGCGGGGACTAGGGCGGGGACTAGGGCAGGTCCTGTGCAACCCGCCGCGCCCACCAGTAGCGCAGCGGATGGTCGAGGTCGGGGTAGAGCACGGGCTGGCTGAAGCAGCCGGCCTGCACCATCAGGCGGTGGGCGCCGAGGATGGTTGCGGCGTAGACGATCACTTCGAGCATGGCGGCCACCGTGAAGCGCGTGCGTGGCGGCGCTACTGCCTGTGATGGATCAGCCGGTTCCACCAGTAGCGGACGGGGTGCTCGTGCTCGGGATAGAGCAGGGACTTGTGGAAGAACTCGGCCCGGATGGCGAACACGTAGAGCGCGACGATGACCGCCGCAAGAACGAGCGCGGTAAGCATGGCGGTCTCCTGTACGAGCGACCATTTTCATTCTAGGCACGCGCGCGCCCAACCGCCAGGCGGGTGCCTGGCGGATGGGCGATCAGGATCGGGATCCGGGGCCGGCGCCCGCGCCGGCCGGGCTCAGGCGGCGAGCTGCGCCGCGTGGTGGCGCAGGTGGTCGTCGATGAAGGTCTCGATGAAGTAGTAGCCGTGGTCGTAGCCCGCATGGCGGCGCAGCGTCAGCGGCTGCCCGGCCGCGGCGCAGGCGGCCTCGAAGGCCTCGGGATGCAGCTGCTCGGCGAGGAATCTGTCGGCCAGGCCCTGGTCGACCAGGATGCCGAGCGGGAAGGGCGCCGCCGGCTGCGCCTGCATCAGCGCGCTGGCATCGTGCCGGGCCCAGCGCGCGCGGTCGGCGCCGAGGTAGCCGGTGAAGGCCTTCTCGCCCCAGGGGCAGCGCGACGGCGCCGCGATCGGCGCGAAGGCCGACACCGAGCGGAAGCGCTGCGGATGGCGTTGCGCCAGCACCAGTGCGCCGTGTCCGCCCATCGAGTGGCCGCACAGGCCCACGCGCTCGCGGTCGGCCGGCAGCACGGTGGTGGCCAGCGCGAACAACTCGTCCACGATATAGCTTTCCATGCGCCAGTGGCGCGACCAGGGCGCCTCGCTGGCATCGAGGTAAAAGCCAGCGCCCACGCCGAAATCCCAGCTGTCGGCCTCGCCCGGCACGCCGGCGCCGCGCGGGCTGGTGTCGGGCGCCACCAGCATCAGGCCCAGCTCGGCGGCCAGGCGCTGGGCGCCGGCCTTGATGGCGAAGGTCTCTTCGGTGCAGGTCAGGCCGGCCAGGTAGAACAGCGCCGGCACGCGCGGCGCGCCGGCGGCGAGCGCCTGCGGCGGCAGGAAGACCGAGAAGCGCATCGGCAGTCCGATGGTCTCCGCGTCATGCCGGTAGAAGCGCTGCACGCCTCCGTGGCAGCCGTGCTCCGAGATCAGTTCCAGTGCCACGGCGGCCTCCTCAGTACAGCACCACCGAACGGATCGATTCGCCGCGCTTCATCAGGTCGAAGCCTTCGTTGATGCGTTCCAGCGGCAGCGTATGGGTGATCAGGTCGTCGATGTTCAGCTTGCCTTCCATGTACCAGTCGACGATCTTCGGCACGTCGGTGCGGCCACGCGCGCCGCCGAAGGCCGAGCCTTTCCACTCGCGTCCGGTCACCAGCTGGAAGGGGCGGGTGGAGATCTCGGCGCCGGCCTCGGCCACGCCGATGATGATGGACTTGCCCCAGCCCTTGTGGCAGCACTCCAGCGCCTGGCGCATGACCTGGGTGTTGCCGATGCACTCGAAGGAGTAGTCGGCGCCGCCGTCGGTCAGCTGCACGATGTGGTCGACCACGTTGTCGACTTCCTTCGGGTTGACGAAGTGGGTCATGCCGAACCGGCGCGCCATGGCTTCGCGCCCCGGGTTGATGTCGACGCCGATGATCTTGTCCGCGCCCACCATCTTCGCGGCCTGGATCACGTTCAGGCCGATGCCGCCCAGGCCGAACACGACCACGTTGGCGCCCGCCTCGACCTTGGCGGTGAAGATCACGGCGCCGACGCCGGTGGTCACGCCGCAGCCGATGTAGCAGACCTTGTCGAAGGGGGCATCGGGGCGGATCCTGGCCAGCGCGATCTCCGGCACCACGATGTGGTTGGCGAAGGTGGAGGTGCCCATGTAGTGGAAGATGGGCTTGCCGTCGAGCGAGAAGCGCGAGGTGCCGTCGGGCATCAGGCCCTTGCCCTGGGTGGCGCGGATGGCCTGGCACAGGTTGGTCTTGCGCGACAGGCAGAACTTGCACTGGCGGCACTCGGGCGTGTAGAGCGGGATCACGTGGTCGCCCGGCTTGAGCGAGGTCACGCCCGGGCCCACGTCGGTGACGATGCCGGCGCCTTCGTGGCCGAGGATGGCGGGGAAGATGCCTTCGGGATCGGCGCCGGACAGCGTGTAGTAGTCGGTGTGGCAGATGCCGGTGGCCTTGATCTCGACCAGCACCTCGCCGGCGCGCGGGCCGTCCAGGTCGACGTCTTCGATGGTCAGCGGGGCGCCGGCTTTCCAGGCGATGGCGGCTTTGGTCTTCATCTCGGGCTCCTTCGGGGGTAGGGCGGCACGCCGGCGGCGCGCAATGGACTAGGACTATACGCGCGTGCCGCCGCGCCGGGACCGCCGCGGCGCCGACATTGGCCCGGCCTGCGGCAAAGTTGGCCGGCCGCGCGGGCCGGCCGCGCCGATGCCCGGATGCCCGGATGCCCGGATTGCCGGCGCTAGCGCGGTGCAGCCGGTGCGCCGGCGCGGCACAGTCCGCTGGCCGGCAGTACATCGAAGGCCAGCAACTGCGTCACCTGGGCCGGGTTGAAGTTGTCGTCGGAGACCAGTACAAGGGTGGCGCAGCCGTCGCCCACGCGCGGTCCCCAGGCCATGCCCTCCAGGTTGTCCAGCCGCGCCAGCGGCAGCTCCGACAGGTCGAGCACCAGCCGCTTGCGCACCGGCCGGTAGGCGGCGCCCTGCAGGGCGGGCAGTGCCTGGATGTCGCTGGCCTCGCGCAGGTCGAGCTCGTACAGGCGCAGCGACATCAGGTAGCGGCCATCGGGCTGCCGCACCGCGGCGCGTTCGAGCGTGAGCAGGTGGTCGTCGTCGACGGCCAGGATCTCGCTGACGCCGTTGACGGCGGACGGGTCTTCGGCCGGTGTGTCGGGCAGCGCGTCGAGCGGGTAGGCCACCTGGCGCAGCACACCGCCGGCGCGCGTGAACTGCGTCAGCCGCGTGACGCTGCCCTGGCCGCGCGCCGGCACCGGGCCGTCCTGCCACAGCGGGCCTTCCATCGACACCCACAGCGAACGGCCGTCGCGCGCGAACGTCAGGCCTTCGAAGGCCAGGTTGTCGCGCGTGCCGGTGCCGGCGCGGCGGCACAGGTCGAACATGGCCGGGCCTTCGAAGCGCGACAGCGTGCGGCCGTCGCGCGCCAGGTGCAGCAGCGCGGGATTCTCGCGCACCGCGCAGCCGCCCTCGCTGCCGATCCACAGGCTGCCGTCGGCGGGATCGATCCGGATCGACTCGAAGTCGGGCACCTCGCCGCCGCGCGCCGCCTGCTGGCGGCGATCGGGAAAGAGGCTGCCGTCGGGCTGGCGCAGCAGGGTGACGCCCTCCAGCCGCAGCCCCGTGAAACCGTGGCTGCCGTAGTCGAGCGTGGCGGTGTAGAAGCGCGCCGGGGAGAACACCGAGCGGTCGTCGCTGACCATGACCCAGGTGCCGCTGCGCGCATCGTAGTCGATGCCGGACAGGCCACCGACGACGGTGTCGCCGAAGGCCTGGCGCCAGGCGAGGCGCTGTTCGCCGAGCAGGCGCAGGCCGCCGCGCTCGGGCGCCGGACCCTGCTGCGCGCCGGCGCAGGCACCGAGCAGCAGCGCGGCCGCCAGGGCGGCGAGGGGGGCGATCGAACGGGCGATCGAACGGGCGATCGAACGGGCGACCCAGGGGCTGATCAGGCGGGACCAAGCGCGCGCCGGCGCGCCGGCCAGGCGGCGGCCCATGTTCAGGCCTGCGCGCGGCGGAACAGGGCGAGCGAGGCGGCCAGGCCGATCAGGGCCGCGCCGGAGATACGGTTCAGCCAGCGCATGCCGCTGGCGCGCAGCCGGCGCATCATGTGCGCGCCCAGCATGGCGTAGCCCAGCATCGCCAGCACATTGAGCAGGGCCAGCAGGCCCATGATCAGCGCGTACTGCGGCAGCAGCGCGGCGCGCGTGTCGATGAACTGCGGCAGGAAGGCCGACATGAACAGCAGGGCCTTGGGATTGGTCGCCGCCACCAGGAAGCTGCGCAGGAACAGCGCATGCGCGCGGGCGCCGTCGCGGGCCTCCGCCAGGCCCGGCTGCGGCGCCAGGGCGCCGGCCTCCGGCGCGGGGGCGCGCAGCAGTTTCCAGCCGACATAGGCCAGGTAGGCCGCACCCGCCCACTTCAGCGCGCGGAAGGCGAACTCGGAGGCCGCCAGCAGCACGCCCAGGCCGGCCGCCGTGATGGTTACCAGCATCACGTCGGCGGCGACCGCGCCGGCCATGCCCCAGCAGGCCGCACGCACGCCATAGCGCGAACCGTTGTTGAGCGCGAGCAGGACGGTGGGGCCGGGCGTCACGATGGCGAGCGCGGAGGCGAGCACGAACAGCAGCAGGGTGGAGAGCGTCATGATGGGTCGTGAGTCGTGGAGCGTGGAGTGGGCAGCGGCGGTCCGGGCGGGGCAGCGCGGCCGGCGGGCACAGCATGCCGGCCAGCCGGATGTGGCGCCGGCGTGGCACGGACGTGACGCTATTGTTGGGCCAGCAGCCGCTTTTCCGCAAGGCCGATCAGCCAGCTCACGGCCAGCGCGGAGAGCGTGCCCAGCGTGACCTGGCCCAGCCGCAGCAGCGCGATCTCCCAGGCCGGGCCGGCGCTCGGCACCAGCAGCATGATGGTCGCGGTGACCCCGCCCAGGCGCGCCGCGCTGCCGATATTGATGATCCAGCAGATCAGGATGGCGGCGGCCACCGCCGCCCCGTAGGCCAGCAGGCTGCCATGGCCCAGCACGGTGGCGCCGAGTCCGCAGAAGGCCCCGATCATGGCGCCGACGAACTGGTCGCGCGACAGGTGGCGGGTATCGGCATAGTGGTGCTGGGACACCGCGATGGCCGTGATGGCCGCCCAGAATGCCTGCTCCGTGTGCAGGTAACTGCCGACCTGGTAGGCGAGGCTGGCCCCGCCCACCGCCTGCAGGGCCATGATGCCGCCCTCGGCGAGGCGGTCGTGCAGCGGCAGGGACTTGAACAGGTCGAGCAGCGTGGTCGCCGCCGCCGTACGGCGCTGGCGCTGTGCCTGGCTGTCCGGTGTGGGCATGGCGCGGGATCTCCTGGTAACGGGTCGGCGCCCATTCTGTCGGCGCGTGCCGCACGGCGCAAGCGGCGGGCCGCCCTCAGTCCGGCGCACCGCGTCCGGCAACCGGCGCATTGCCTTCGAACTTGGCGCGGTGGGTGGAAAAGAAGGTGCGCACATTGCGCACATTGGCCATGGCAGTGAACAGCCGGCGCGCCAGCGCATCGTAGGCCGGCATGTCGGCCAGTTCGGCCATCACCACGAAGTCCGGCCCCGGCGAGACCCGGTAGCACTGCGTCACCGCCGACTCGGCGCAGATATAGGCTTCGAAGGCGGCGTAGTCCTCCGCCGCCTGGCGGTCCAGCGTGATCTCGATGATGGCGGTCAGCGTGGCGCCGAGGCGGGCGGCGTCGAGCAGCGCGATCTGGCGCTGGATCAGGCCAGCCTCGCGCAGCCG harbors:
- a CDS encoding LysE family translocator, producing the protein MTLSTLLLFVLASALAIVTPGPTVLLALNNGSRYGVRAACWGMAGAVAADVMLVTITAAGLGVLLAASEFAFRALKWAGAAYLAYVGWKLLRAPAPEAGALAPQPGLAEARDGARAHALFLRSFLVAATNPKALLFMSAFLPQFIDTRAALLPQYALIMGLLALLNVLAMLGYAMLGAHMMRRLRASGMRWLNRISGAALIGLAASLALFRRAQA
- a CDS encoding FUSC family protein codes for the protein MPTPDSQAQRQRRTAAATTLLDLFKSLPLHDRLAEGGIMALQAVGGASLAYQVGSYLHTEQAFWAAITAIAVSQHHYADTRHLSRDQFVGAMIGAFCGLGATVLGHGSLLAYGAAVAAAILICWIINIGSAARLGGVTATIMLLVPSAGPAWEIALLRLGQVTLGTLSALAVSWLIGLAEKRLLAQQ
- a CDS encoding Lrp/AsnC family transcriptional regulator; translation: MSQPAFPLDDLDLRILRTLQHDASLSNAALAEHVHASAPTCLRRVRRLREAGLIQRQIALLDAARLGATLTAIIEITLDRQAAEDYAAFEAYICAESAVTQCYRVSPGPDFVVMAELADMPAYDALARRLFTAMANVRNVRTFFSTHRAKFEGNAPVAGRGAPD